A genomic window from Tolypothrix sp. PCC 7910 includes:
- the kaiB gene encoding circadian clock protein KaiB, producing MNKARKTYVLKLYVAGNTPNSVRALKTLKDILEQEFQGVYALKVIDVLKSPQLAEEDKILATPTLSKILPPPVRKIIGDLSDRERVLIGLDLLYEELSEEGWEE from the coding sequence ATGAATAAAGCACGAAAGACCTATGTTCTCAAGCTTTATGTAGCTGGAAACACACCTAACTCAGTACGGGCATTAAAAACACTAAAGGATATTTTAGAACAAGAATTTCAAGGTGTTTATGCTTTGAAAGTCATCGATGTTTTAAAAAGCCCCCAACTGGCAGAAGAGGATAAAATATTAGCCACTCCAACATTATCTAAAATTTTGCCTCCACCTGTTCGTAAAATTATTGGTGACCTTTCAGACAGAGAAAGAGTGTTAATTGGATTAGATTTACTATATGAAGAGCTGAGTGAAGAAGGCTGGGAAGAGTAA
- a CDS encoding KaiA family protein, whose translation MLLPILILPPYIKKTLYYLSTLVICPRWAGWVFNLPNTITNNKFFITSFPLLDTCNINFFMKGLLPNNNENFIAKYCYGFASYKEKHQNLFQQMDAHDRQQLLREIKSDYREILIYYFTTEQSLKEKIDKFINAVFCANIPVPQIIEMHMELIDEFSKQLRLEGRSDETLLDYRLALIDILAHLCETYRCSIYK comes from the coding sequence ATGTTATTACCAATATTAATTCTCCCACCGTATATTAAAAAAACTTTATATTATTTATCAACCTTAGTTATTTGTCCAAGGTGGGCTGGGTGGGTATTTAACTTGCCTAACACCATTACAAATAACAAGTTTTTTATCACATCTTTTCCGTTATTGGATACTTGTAATATAAATTTTTTCATGAAGGGCTTGCTACCCAACAATAATGAAAACTTCATTGCAAAATATTGCTATGGATTTGCATCTTATAAGGAAAAACACCAGAATTTGTTTCAACAGATGGATGCACACGACCGACAACAGTTGTTGCGAGAAATCAAATCTGATTACCGAGAAATACTTATATACTACTTTACTACAGAACAAAGTTTAAAAGAAAAGATTGACAAATTTATCAATGCAGTATTTTGTGCTAATATTCCTGTGCCCCAAATCATCGAAATGCACATGGAGTTGATTGACGAGTTTTCTAAACAGTTAAGGCTAGAAGGAAGGAGTGATGAAACATTACTAGATTATCGACTGGCACTAATAGATATTCTGGCTCACTTGTGTGAAACTTATAGATGTTCGATATATAAATAG
- a CDS encoding ATP-binding protein: MSMLQYPLYDFLATVPICIETSTLAMVLEIFEKEQCDRVVVVNQQQHPVGLLHSARCIQKLLAAVGGDRLNVQQPITNFALSLIEPIQTIPAVERVEQFGLFLRYQQTQINHNNFNWALIDPDGKFVGLLDSSRLLALLAGQKAAISQYVEDEIREDVTIATQSPVQIPNPSQTSVYQPLVQLLERLPWPLMLQTGTGEVVAQNPAWWQQLGILKDPEEVRRQVERILIPTRAKHAEYATQQVNRHYTHVTDNAYSQQEPATPIKLHLDESTLSLRSEPIPPKRKLRSEPAATPNLFTEGLSGNLQSTPLPADNPSETSSNQCFWDSQMGTCTCIVEVQNGQERVWQFAKIPLDSPELKVLSSDTEITLSNQDLNINTDDLWLVLATDVTEQQQLSKELAAKNADLIQLNRLKDEFLACISHELKTPLTAVLGLSRLLVDQQLGELNERQARYAGLIHQSGRHLMSVVNDILDLTRMETGQMDLTLAPVNIQAVCDRALSEAKAIQTQSNKPKTIKPSPANRASEHQFSIVIEPGLEQMVADELRLRQMLVHLLSNAFKFTEESGEIGLRVSHWEGWIAFTVWDTGIGIPEHQQHLIFQKFQQLENPLTRQFEGTGLGLVLTRALARLHGGDVSFLSREGKGSQFTLLLPPSPPKTGFSEQEEENLEYSDTTNTRTRGHTTSTRQLVNPSTKQLVSSKRLVLVVEAVARYIEDLTDQLKGLGYRVVIARSGTEAVEKARRLQPKAVFLNPLLPLLSGWDVLTLLKSDAATRYIPLIVTATGAEKEQAFANRADGFLSLPVQHQALVPLLETLCAKPTSSQSGLDSNDISLMKTPLRILRLVNPELEAINPYPSLREHRVIEVDDLDQAELLARVWQFDVVLLDVETPVAQAYLQQLSQHPRLAALPLVTCDVVTTLAASQIPGLSVFPCLTPMGKDNSSSGSKTDALLSVLQIASGICCPPSILVVDITMLRDLPQGRRKPVRGDRAEKNSSLSNETAERGSEWFQALIQYLQTAGLKAAMGSCWTEVLQQIRHQSVDLLLIGLGESTIPKEMLKALKALGDLPSNLPPILILDQQLNSSRAKVQAGSERTKKNGLETIKTVGNTISAQILPRSISMEDLLNEVNQALAISRNHVKG, translated from the coding sequence ATGTCAATGCTACAGTACCCGCTTTATGACTTTCTAGCAACCGTACCCATCTGCATAGAAACAAGTACTCTGGCAATGGTGCTGGAGATTTTTGAGAAAGAGCAGTGCGATCGCGTGGTAGTGGTAAATCAGCAGCAACACCCAGTTGGGTTGCTGCACTCTGCCAGATGTATTCAAAAGCTATTGGCAGCAGTGGGAGGCGATCGCCTCAATGTTCAACAACCAATTACAAATTTCGCTTTATCATTAATTGAACCAATACAAACCATACCAGCTGTTGAGCGCGTAGAGCAATTTGGCTTATTTTTGCGCTACCAACAAACTCAAATCAATCACAATAATTTTAATTGGGCGCTCATTGATCCTGATGGCAAATTTGTGGGCTTGCTAGATAGCTCACGATTGTTGGCATTATTAGCAGGTCAAAAAGCAGCAATTTCTCAATATGTAGAAGATGAAATTAGAGAAGATGTTACCATAGCAACTCAATCCCCAGTACAGATCCCCAATCCTAGCCAAACATCAGTTTATCAGCCACTGGTGCAATTGTTAGAACGCTTGCCTTGGCCTTTGATGTTGCAAACTGGTACTGGAGAGGTGGTGGCACAAAATCCAGCGTGGTGGCAGCAATTGGGGATATTGAAAGATCCAGAAGAAGTCAGGCGACAAGTAGAGCGCATACTCATCCCTACCAGAGCCAAACATGCAGAATATGCCACACAACAAGTCAATAGGCATTATACCCATGTGACTGATAATGCTTATAGTCAGCAAGAGCCAGCCACGCCCATCAAACTACATTTGGATGAGAGTACCTTATCCTTAAGAAGTGAACCCATCCCGCCAAAGCGGAAACTCAGATCTGAACCTGCTGCTACTCCCAACTTGTTCACAGAAGGCTTGTCTGGCAACTTACAATCTACGCCATTGCCTGCAGATAATCCTTCAGAGACCTCATCCAATCAATGCTTCTGGGATAGCCAGATGGGGACTTGCACCTGTATTGTAGAGGTGCAAAATGGTCAAGAGCGAGTTTGGCAGTTTGCCAAAATTCCTTTAGATAGTCCAGAGTTAAAAGTTTTAAGTTCTGATACAGAAATCACACTGAGTAATCAAGATTTAAATATCAATACTGATGATCTGTGGCTAGTGTTAGCTACTGATGTCACCGAACAACAACAGCTTAGTAAAGAACTAGCAGCCAAAAATGCCGATCTTATTCAATTAAATCGTTTAAAAGATGAGTTTTTAGCTTGTATTAGTCATGAACTGAAAACACCCCTAACTGCTGTTTTAGGGTTATCACGGTTGTTGGTAGATCAGCAATTAGGAGAATTAAACGAACGTCAAGCCCGTTATGCCGGACTAATTCATCAAAGCGGACGACATTTGATGAGTGTGGTCAACGATATTTTAGATTTAACCCGTATGGAGACAGGGCAGATGGATCTGACCCTAGCCCCAGTAAATATTCAGGCAGTTTGCGATCGCGCCTTATCTGAAGCAAAAGCGATTCAAACTCAAAGCAATAAACCTAAAACCATCAAACCATCTCCTGCTAACCGTGCGAGCGAACATCAATTTAGCATCGTCATTGAACCAGGTTTAGAGCAGATGGTGGCAGATGAATTACGCCTGCGGCAAATGTTGGTACACCTGCTTTCCAATGCCTTTAAATTTACGGAAGAATCTGGGGAAATTGGCTTGCGGGTGAGTCATTGGGAAGGGTGGATTGCCTTTACAGTTTGGGATACAGGCATTGGTATTCCCGAACACCAGCAACATTTGATCTTTCAAAAATTTCAACAGCTAGAAAATCCCCTGACTCGGCAATTTGAAGGCACTGGTTTAGGGCTAGTCTTAACTAGGGCTTTGGCAAGGCTTCATGGTGGGGATGTCAGCTTTCTGTCGCGGGAAGGCAAAGGCAGCCAATTTACTCTGCTTTTACCACCCAGCCCACCCAAAACAGGCTTTTCTGAACAAGAGGAGGAAAATCTAGAGTACAGTGATACAACCAATACCAGGACACGTGGCCACACAACATCAACGCGTCAGCTAGTTAACCCATCTACAAAACAGCTAGTATCTTCAAAAAGGCTGGTATTAGTAGTTGAAGCAGTAGCCCGATATATTGAAGATTTAACCGATCAGCTTAAAGGTTTAGGTTACCGCGTAGTCATTGCGCGATCGGGAACAGAAGCAGTAGAAAAAGCCCGTCGCTTACAACCAAAAGCTGTATTCTTAAATCCACTGCTACCACTGTTATCCGGTTGGGATGTACTTACCTTACTTAAATCTGATGCCGCAACTCGCTACATTCCCTTAATTGTGACAGCCACGGGAGCTGAAAAGGAACAGGCATTTGCTAACAGAGCCGATGGTTTTTTAAGCTTACCAGTGCAGCATCAAGCCTTGGTGCCACTGTTAGAAACTCTATGTGCTAAACCAACAAGTTCGCAATCAGGGTTGGACAGCAACGACATATCTCTTATGAAAACCCCGCTGCGAATTCTGCGACTAGTCAATCCAGAATTGGAAGCCATTAATCCCTACCCTTCATTGCGAGAACACCGAGTTATCGAAGTAGATGATCTAGATCAGGCAGAACTGTTAGCTAGAGTTTGGCAGTTCGATGTCGTGTTACTAGATGTAGAAACTCCTGTAGCGCAAGCCTACCTGCAACAACTCAGCCAACATCCGCGATTGGCGGCGTTACCGCTCGTGACTTGCGATGTCGTCACTACCCTAGCAGCTTCCCAAATCCCTGGATTATCTGTGTTTCCTTGCTTAACCCCAATGGGTAAAGACAACAGCAGTAGTGGGAGTAAAACTGATGCTTTATTGTCAGTGCTACAGATTGCTTCGGGGATATGTTGCCCACCAAGTATTTTAGTGGTGGATATTACCATGCTGCGAGATTTACCTCAGGGAAGACGTAAGCCTGTTAGGGGTGATCGTGCCGAAAAGAACTCTTCGCTGAGTAATGAAACTGCGGAAAGGGGATCTGAGTGGTTTCAAGCCTTAATTCAATACTTGCAAACCGCTGGCTTAAAAGCCGCAATGGGTAGCTGTTGGACAGAAGTCTTACAACAAATTCGCCATCAAAGCGTTGATTTACTCTTAATTGGTCTAGGAGAATCTACTATACCCAAAGAAATGTTGAAAGCATTAAAAGCATTAGGAGATTTACCAAGTAATCTGCCACCCATTTTAATACTTGACCAGCAATTAAATTCCTCAAGGGCTAAAGTCCAGGCAGGAAGCGAGAGAACCAAAAAGAATGGATTAGAAACTATCAAAACTGTAGGAAATACAATTTCTGCTCAGATTTTACCGCGCTCAATATCAATGGAAGATTTATTAAATGAAGTCAATCAAGCTTTAGCTATTAGTCGTAATCATGTAAAAGGATAA
- the pdxA gene encoding 4-hydroxythreonine-4-phosphate dehydrogenase PdxA codes for MYQVNQNQFVNSSLENRSRLALTLGDPSGIGPEVILKALADPDISQKFNVTVIGNLDLLVQTHKNLLGLTNNLVPLANPEQLSVIDVPLPRKIKDEMMIGTGNQASGAASFAYMEYAIAQTLAGKIDGIVTAPIAKSAWKAAGYNYPGQTELLAEKSGVERFGMLFVARSPYTGWTLRTLLATTHIPLRQVADTLTPQLLSKKLDLLVECLEKDFGIENGKIAIAGLNPHSGEQGQLGTEERDWLIPWLEQERQNRPNLQLEGPIPPDTMWVKPGQAWYGNSQNQNPADGYLALYHDQGLIPVKLMAFDRAVNTTIGLPFVRTSPDHGTAFDIAGKGIADATSMKAAIELAAELVSQRLTTKLTVEC; via the coding sequence ATGTATCAAGTTAATCAAAATCAATTTGTAAATTCATCGTTAGAAAATCGCTCTCGTTTGGCGCTAACATTGGGAGATCCATCTGGAATAGGGCCTGAGGTGATTTTAAAAGCTTTGGCTGATCCAGATATAAGCCAAAAATTTAACGTAACAGTTATAGGTAATTTAGATTTATTAGTGCAAACTCACAAGAATTTATTGGGTTTAACTAATAATCTCGTCCCTTTGGCAAACCCTGAGCAATTGTCAGTGATTGATGTGCCATTGCCAAGGAAAATCAAAGATGAAATGATGATCGGTACTGGTAATCAGGCTAGTGGTGCGGCTAGTTTTGCCTACATGGAATATGCGATCGCCCAAACATTAGCTGGTAAAATTGATGGTATCGTCACTGCCCCAATCGCTAAATCAGCTTGGAAGGCTGCGGGATATAATTATCCAGGGCAAACGGAACTTTTAGCCGAAAAGTCTGGTGTTGAGCGCTTTGGGATGTTATTTGTGGCGCGATCGCCTTATACTGGTTGGACACTGCGGACATTGCTAGCCACTACACATATACCATTACGTCAAGTAGCAGATACGTTAACACCCCAGTTACTCAGCAAGAAGCTAGATTTGCTGGTGGAGTGTTTAGAGAAAGATTTTGGCATAGAGAATGGGAAAATTGCGATCGCGGGTTTAAATCCCCATAGTGGCGAACAGGGACAATTGGGAACTGAAGAAAGAGATTGGCTAATTCCTTGGTTAGAGCAAGAACGCCAAAATCGCCCAAATTTGCAGTTAGAAGGGCCAATACCACCAGATACGATGTGGGTTAAACCTGGTCAAGCTTGGTATGGCAATAGTCAAAACCAAAATCCGGCTGATGGCTATTTGGCGCTTTACCATGACCAAGGCTTAATCCCCGTCAAGTTGATGGCATTTGACCGTGCAGTTAATACGACGATAGGTCTACCTTTTGTTAGAACTTCGCCGGATCATGGAACAGCATTTGATATTGCGGGTAAAGGAATTGCTGATGCTACAAGTATGAAAGCAGCCATTGAGTTAGCGGCGGAGTTAGTTAGTCAAAGACTAACCACAAAGTTGACTGTTGAATGTTAA
- a CDS encoding PetM family cytochrome b6-f complex subunit 7, which yields MSGEMLNAALLSFGLIFVGWALGALLLKIQGVEE from the coding sequence ATGAGCGGTGAAATGTTGAATGCAGCTCTGTTGTCCTTCGGTTTAATCTTTGTAGGTTGGGCCTTAGGTGCTTTATTACTGAAAATTCAGGGTGTAGAAGAATAA
- a CDS encoding SDR family oxidoreductase: MTILIVGATGTLGRQVARRAIDEGYKVRCLVRSTKKAAFLKEWGAELVGGDLCYPETLPRALEGITAVIDAATSRPTDSLSIKQVDWDGKVALIQAAKAAGVERFIFFSILESEKYPEVPLMEIKRCTELFLAESGLKYTILRLAGFMQGLIGQYGIPILENQPVWVTGESSPVAYMDTLDIAKFAIRSLSVPETEKQTFPVVGTRAWSAQEIISVCERLSGKEARVTRMPINLLRTVRHFMRFFQWGWNVADRLAFTEVLASGKPLNAPMDDVYQVFGIDPQQTTTLESYLQEYFSRIMKKLKELDYEKKQSKKQKSKKTPFKQSSKVNGQ; encoded by the coding sequence ATGACTATATTAATCGTCGGTGCCACTGGCACCTTAGGAAGACAAGTGGCTCGTCGTGCTATCGATGAGGGGTATAAGGTACGCTGTCTTGTCCGGAGTACCAAAAAAGCTGCTTTTCTGAAAGAGTGGGGTGCAGAACTCGTAGGCGGAGATTTATGTTATCCCGAAACCCTTCCTAGAGCATTGGAAGGAATAACCGCAGTAATTGATGCGGCTACATCTCGCCCGACAGATTCACTGAGCATTAAACAGGTGGACTGGGACGGCAAGGTAGCATTAATACAAGCTGCTAAAGCTGCGGGTGTAGAACGCTTTATTTTCTTTTCGATTCTGGAGTCTGAGAAGTACCCAGAAGTACCCTTAATGGAAATTAAGCGTTGTACAGAGCTTTTCTTAGCTGAGTCTGGTTTAAAGTATACCATCTTACGCTTAGCTGGATTTATGCAAGGCTTAATCGGTCAATATGGAATTCCTATTTTGGAAAACCAACCGGTTTGGGTAACAGGTGAATCTTCTCCTGTGGCCTATATGGATACTTTGGACATTGCTAAGTTTGCGATTCGATCTCTGAGTGTACCAGAAACAGAAAAACAAACCTTCCCAGTTGTAGGTACTCGTGCTTGGAGCGCACAGGAAATTATTAGTGTGTGTGAACGCTTATCTGGAAAAGAAGCCAGAGTCACACGAATGCCGATCAACTTACTACGTACAGTGCGGCATTTTATGCGGTTCTTCCAGTGGGGATGGAATGTGGCTGATAGATTGGCATTTACAGAAGTTTTAGCTAGTGGTAAACCTCTCAATGCGCCAATGGACGATGTATACCAAGTCTTTGGGATAGATCCACAACAAACCACCACCCTGGAAAGCTACTTGCAAGAGTACTTTAGCCGCATTATGAAAAAACTTAAAGAATTAGATTACGAGAAAAAACAAAGTAAAAAGCAGAAATCTAAAAAGACACCGTTTAAGCAGTCTTCTAAAGTTAATGGTCAATAG
- a CDS encoding NAD(+) kinase, protein MPKAGIIYNDVKPIATRIAIELKDKLTAAGWNVCITSSIGGILGYSSPESPVCHTPVTGLTPPGFDSDMEFAVVLGGDGTVLAASRQVAPCGVPILTVNTGHMGFLTEAYINQLPQALEQVMAGDYEIEERAMLTVKVLRGEAVLWEALCLNEMVLHREPLTSMCHFEIAIGHHAPVDIAADGVIVSTPTGSTAYSLSAGGPVVTPGVPALQLVPICPHSLASRALVFPDTEPVNIYPVNIPRLVMVVDGNGGCYVLPENRVHLERSQYSVKFIRLQSPEFFRILREKLGWGLPHIAKPTSVELP, encoded by the coding sequence GTGCCGAAAGCAGGCATTATTTACAACGACGTTAAACCGATAGCGACTCGCATCGCTATCGAACTAAAAGACAAGCTAACCGCAGCCGGTTGGAATGTATGCATCACATCGAGTATTGGTGGCATACTGGGCTACTCAAGTCCCGAGAGTCCTGTATGTCACACCCCAGTTACTGGGCTAACACCACCTGGATTTGACTCAGATATGGAGTTTGCAGTGGTATTGGGAGGAGACGGCACTGTTTTGGCCGCTTCTCGCCAAGTTGCTCCCTGTGGGGTTCCAATACTAACAGTCAATACTGGTCACATGGGATTTTTGACGGAAGCTTATATTAATCAACTTCCTCAAGCCCTAGAACAGGTAATGGCGGGTGACTATGAAATTGAAGAACGAGCAATGCTCACCGTCAAGGTTTTACGGGGAGAAGCAGTGCTTTGGGAAGCACTCTGCTTAAATGAAATGGTGTTGCATCGCGAACCCTTGACCTCTATGTGCCATTTTGAAATAGCCATAGGTCATCATGCGCCGGTTGATATAGCAGCAGATGGTGTGATTGTGTCTACACCAACTGGTTCCACTGCTTATTCTTTAAGTGCTGGTGGCCCAGTAGTTACCCCTGGCGTACCCGCTTTGCAACTAGTACCTATTTGTCCTCACTCTCTAGCTTCTAGAGCTTTGGTATTTCCAGATACGGAACCTGTAAATATTTATCCAGTGAATATTCCCCGTCTGGTAATGGTGGTAGATGGTAATGGTGGGTGTTATGTTCTCCCAGAAAATAGAGTACATTTAGAGCGATCGCAATATAGCGTCAAATTCATTCGCCTACAATCACCAGAATTTTTCCGCATTTTGCGCGAAAAATTGGGCTGGGGTCTACCCCATATTGCCAAACCGACTTCGGTAGAGTTGCCTTAA
- the nblR gene encoding response regulator transcription factor NblR: MTSAHSPCVLVIETDESLANQLSFDLQEAGYESILAHDANSGLQYSRDRQPALIVLDRMLAGESGLSLCKNLRTAGLRSPVLVLMARDTVDDRVACLEAGADDYILKPYRSEDFLKLIRLYLKPDIDTTEQLRFGELVLDIATRRAIHNGRVIDLTMKEFELLKFLMEHPREVLTREQILENVWGYDFMGESNVIEVYIRYLRLKIEDEGQKRLIQTVRGVGYVLRES; the protein is encoded by the coding sequence ATGACCTCTGCTCACAGTCCTTGTGTTTTAGTGATTGAAACCGATGAAAGCCTAGCTAATCAGCTTTCTTTCGATTTGCAAGAGGCAGGCTATGAATCCATTTTGGCTCATGATGCCAATAGCGGTTTACAATATAGTCGCGATCGCCAACCTGCTTTAATTGTTTTAGACAGAATGTTAGCAGGTGAATCAGGACTTTCATTGTGCAAAAATCTCAGAACAGCTGGTTTGCGTTCTCCTGTGCTAGTGCTGATGGCGCGGGATACAGTGGATGACCGTGTAGCTTGTTTAGAAGCAGGAGCTGACGATTACATCCTCAAGCCTTACCGTTCAGAAGACTTTTTAAAGTTGATTCGTCTCTACTTAAAACCTGATATCGATACCACAGAACAGTTACGTTTTGGGGAACTGGTTTTAGACATCGCTACCCGTCGTGCTATCCATAACGGACGGGTAATTGACCTAACTATGAAAGAATTTGAACTATTAAAGTTCTTAATGGAACATCCCCGTGAAGTATTAACGCGAGAACAAATACTGGAAAATGTCTGGGGTTACGACTTTATGGGTGAGTCTAATGTAATTGAAGTATATATTCGCTACTTACGCCTCAAAATCGAAGATGAAGGTCAAAAGCGTTTAATTCAAACAGTAAGAGGCGTAGGTTACGTTTTAAGGGAATCTTAG
- a CDS encoding DUF192 domain-containing protein, with protein MPNLLSFMSILLSVLLMGCSPPTTAKPPATTSGSQTQAPVSAGQQLPITAEATVPNNTKIQLEVAQTPEQQEIGLMYRKSLPDNRGMLFKFPSAQPVKFWMKNTLIPLDMVFMQNGVVKYIKTSAPPCTNDPCPSYGPNTLVDTVIELRSGRATELGLKPGDSIKIKFL; from the coding sequence ATGCCAAATTTGTTAAGTTTTATGTCAATATTGCTGAGTGTTTTGTTGATGGGTTGTTCTCCACCCACGACGGCTAAACCTCCGGCTACTACATCGGGCTCTCAAACTCAAGCACCAGTATCCGCTGGTCAACAACTACCCATTACGGCTGAGGCTACTGTTCCCAATAATACTAAGATTCAATTGGAAGTAGCACAGACACCAGAACAACAAGAAATAGGGTTGATGTATCGGAAATCTTTGCCAGATAACCGAGGAATGCTGTTTAAATTTCCTTCAGCGCAACCAGTTAAGTTCTGGATGAAAAATACGCTTATCCCTCTAGATATGGTTTTTATGCAGAATGGGGTCGTCAAGTACATCAAAACTTCTGCACCTCCCTGCACTAATGACCCTTGTCCTAGTTACGGGCCAAATACACTAGTTGATACAGTAATTGAACTCCGATCTGGTCGAGCTACGGAATTAGGATTGAAGCCAGGCGATAGTATAAAAATAAAGTTTCTATAA
- a CDS encoding DUF2949 domain-containing protein has product MTIHSALGGEIQMSPSKYSRLIHFLQEDLAISTASLAVALRHREQDPGPLPMILWQYGLVTLDQLEKIYDWLETA; this is encoded by the coding sequence ATGACAATACACTCTGCACTAGGAGGTGAGATACAAATGTCACCATCAAAGTATTCTCGACTGATTCATTTTTTGCAAGAAGATTTGGCAATTTCTACAGCCTCTTTAGCCGTAGCATTGCGACATCGCGAGCAAGATCCAGGGCCTTTACCGATGATTCTTTGGCAGTATGGTTTGGTTACCCTCGATCAGTTAGAGAAAATTTATGATTGGTTAGAGACGGCATAG
- a CDS encoding DUF5340 domain-containing protein, with product MEQIPLPSPIHYELILQLLERQTMSAVSKNPDLRHQVNQLIITLRKAAVQQKHLEEICQFSSVIVDHRWSINHHTEKAVTPE from the coding sequence ATGGAGCAAATTCCACTGCCCTCACCTATCCATTACGAACTTATACTGCAACTTTTAGAAAGACAAACAATGTCAGCAGTAAGTAAAAATCCGGATTTGCGGCACCAGGTGAATCAGCTAATTATTACTTTACGTAAAGCAGCTGTTCAACAAAAGCACCTGGAAGAAATTTGCCAGTTTTCTTCTGTAATAGTTGACCATCGTTGGTCAATCAATCATCATACTGAAAAAGCTGTTACCCCCGAATAA
- the trpC gene encoding indole-3-glycerol phosphate synthase TrpC, which translates to MQIRRRSPSSTVAVSVIRYEVAMPGAEPNNILEKIVWQKEIEVDQMRERVPLRELQKQALTAPPTRDFVGALRQGKTKPALIAEVKKASPSKGILRENFDPEAIALSYQEGGASCLSVLTDEKFFQGSFDNLAKVRAVVDLPLLCKEFIIYPYQMYLARLRGADAVLLIAAILSDQDLQYFIKIAKSLNMAALIEVHSLAELDRVLALDGVTLIGINNRNLEDFSVDLQTTCQLLKDRGQQLQERNILVVSESGLHTPDDLNLVATAGASAVLIGESLVKQPDPAAAIANLLPR; encoded by the coding sequence ATGCAAATCCGTCGCCGTTCCCCTAGTTCAACTGTTGCTGTTTCCGTCATCCGTTATGAGGTTGCAATGCCAGGTGCAGAACCAAACAACATTTTGGAGAAAATTGTTTGGCAAAAAGAAATCGAAGTTGACCAAATGCGGGAAAGAGTACCTTTGCGGGAATTGCAAAAGCAAGCGTTAACTGCACCGCCAACCCGCGATTTTGTAGGGGCGCTACGACAAGGTAAGACAAAACCAGCGTTAATTGCGGAGGTCAAAAAAGCTTCACCCAGTAAAGGCATATTACGGGAAAATTTTGATCCAGAAGCGATCGCCCTCTCTTATCAAGAAGGCGGCGCTAGTTGTCTTTCTGTCCTCACCGATGAGAAATTCTTTCAAGGCAGCTTTGACAATTTAGCCAAAGTTCGTGCTGTCGTAGATTTACCGTTGCTGTGTAAGGAATTTATCATCTATCCTTATCAAATGTACTTAGCACGTTTGCGGGGGGCAGATGCAGTTTTATTGATTGCGGCGATACTCAGCGACCAAGATTTGCAGTACTTCATCAAAATTGCCAAATCTCTCAACATGGCAGCTTTAATTGAAGTCCATAGCTTAGCAGAACTCGATCGTGTGTTAGCCTTAGATGGCGTTACTTTGATAGGAATTAACAATCGCAATCTAGAGGATTTTTCAGTTGACTTGCAGACCACTTGTCAACTACTTAAAGATAGAGGTCAGCAGTTGCAGGAACGGAACATCTTGGTTGTTAGTGAGTCAGGATTACATACACCAGATGACCTAAATTTAGTAGCAACAGCAGGCGCATCCGCTGTACTTATTGGTGAGTCTTTAGTAAAACAACCAGATCCAGCAGCTGCGATCGCTAATCTATTACCAAGGTAG